One stretch of Sphingomonas rosea DNA includes these proteins:
- the phbB gene encoding acetoacetyl-CoA reductase gives MARVAIVTGGTRGIGEAISIALRDAGMTVAANYAGNDERARAFTDRTGIKAFKWDVSDHEACVAGVKDVEAALGPVDVLVNNAGITRDTTMKRMDHAKWQEVIDTNLGGCFNMAKAAWDGMVSRGYGRIVNIGSINGQAGQYGQVNYAAAKSGIHGFTKALAQEGARSGITVNAIAPGYIDTDMVAAVPEDVLGKIVARIPVGRLGRADEIARGVTFLVDENAGFVTGSTLSINGGQHMY, from the coding sequence ATGGCACGGGTAGCGATCGTAACGGGCGGCACACGCGGGATCGGCGAAGCGATCAGCATCGCGCTGCGCGACGCAGGAATGACGGTCGCCGCCAATTACGCCGGTAACGATGAGCGCGCGCGAGCCTTCACCGACCGGACGGGCATCAAGGCGTTCAAGTGGGACGTCAGCGACCACGAGGCCTGCGTCGCCGGCGTCAAGGATGTCGAAGCGGCGCTCGGGCCGGTCGACGTGCTCGTCAACAATGCCGGCATCACGCGCGACACGACGATGAAGCGGATGGACCATGCCAAGTGGCAGGAGGTCATCGACACGAATCTCGGTGGCTGCTTCAACATGGCCAAGGCGGCCTGGGACGGCATGGTCAGCCGTGGCTACGGGCGCATCGTCAACATTGGCTCGATCAACGGACAGGCCGGCCAGTACGGACAGGTCAATTATGCCGCCGCCAAATCGGGCATTCATGGCTTCACCAAGGCGTTGGCACAGGAAGGCGCGCGGAGCGGGATCACGGTCAATGCGATCGCACCGGGCTATATCGACACCGACATGGTCGCCGCGGTGCCCGAGGACGTGCTCGGCAAGATCGTCGCCCGAATTCCCGTCGGTCGCCTCGGCCGTGCCGACGAGATCGCCCGCGGGGTCACTTTCCTGGTCGACGAGAATGCCGGGTTCGTGACGGGCTCGACCTTGTCCATCAACGGCGGCCAGCACATGTACTGA
- a CDS encoding molybdopterin cofactor-binding domain-containing protein, which produces MRLDRRTLLVGTGAAGALVVAYLAWPRAGRPSLLPSAGERLLGSAIAIDKAGKVRIAIPQVETGQGIWTGLAQVAADALGAAWESVGIAPVRSGAEWVNGLAEGEGWRPLVGGDEGLRITAGSTSLRAFEQPMQQIGAAARALLVAEAAERWNVPAAGCETSRGFVVHQDRRLSFGELAEAASRRSLGDAPAAVGRPSLIGQPLPRLDAIPKANGQLRFAGDVRLPDMLFASVRTSAGNGIRIEGNPPAGVRFASGDQWVAALADSWWTADRALGEARVRSFGPAGGDDAAVTDALDRALASGASEVLHSVGDIDGVFEGVRPLAATYGASAALHHDLEPPSATARITDGLLELWAGTQAPELARAAAARAGGVDPARTLLYAMPVGGQGGAALENDLVPIAAKLTRDTGRPVQAMVGRAEQVRSDAVRSPLKARLYARTLPDGSVAGLRLRLAGTDGLAKALGRLSGKDRGTFRASALNPLPYAIPNVSLEVAPTVLPVRTGYHRGEVHGAVAFFVESFIDELARIAGRDPLSQRVALLTGNPRLARCLVRATALGGWDGGGAGSQMGLSTISAYGSRIAVVANASVGTGGQVAVSRLVAVVDCGRAVNPALVRQQVEGGMLSAIQQATAPAPSFAHGRVTGPIAPSVGAMAGTPEVLVEILASDEAPGGVNGLGAIAAPAAVANALAAATGRRLRSLPLNPIA; this is translated from the coding sequence TTGAGGCTCGACCGCCGGACCCTTCTGGTGGGCACCGGCGCGGCGGGGGCGCTGGTCGTCGCTTATCTGGCTTGGCCCCGCGCGGGCCGGCCGAGCCTGCTGCCAAGCGCGGGAGAACGCCTGCTCGGGTCGGCCATTGCAATCGACAAGGCGGGCAAGGTGCGGATCGCCATTCCGCAGGTCGAGACCGGGCAGGGCATCTGGACCGGGCTTGCGCAAGTGGCGGCCGACGCGCTGGGCGCCGCCTGGGAGAGCGTCGGGATCGCACCGGTGCGCTCGGGTGCGGAATGGGTGAACGGCCTCGCCGAGGGCGAGGGCTGGCGGCCGCTCGTCGGGGGTGACGAAGGCCTCCGGATCACGGCCGGCTCGACTTCGCTGCGCGCCTTCGAACAGCCGATGCAGCAAATTGGAGCGGCCGCGCGCGCGCTGCTGGTCGCCGAGGCCGCCGAGCGGTGGAACGTGCCGGCTGCCGGCTGCGAGACGAGCCGCGGATTCGTCGTTCACCAGGACCGGCGACTTTCGTTCGGGGAACTGGCCGAGGCGGCGTCGCGCCGGTCGCTCGGCGATGCGCCGGCCGCGGTCGGACGGCCCAGCTTGATCGGGCAGCCCCTTCCGCGGCTCGATGCGATCCCCAAGGCGAACGGTCAGCTTCGCTTTGCCGGTGACGTGCGATTGCCGGACATGCTGTTCGCCTCGGTGCGGACGTCGGCCGGCAACGGGATCAGGATCGAGGGCAATCCACCGGCAGGCGTGCGCTTCGCGAGCGGCGACCAGTGGGTCGCGGCGCTGGCCGATAGCTGGTGGACGGCCGATCGCGCGCTTGGGGAAGCCCGAGTGCGAAGCTTCGGTCCGGCCGGCGGCGACGATGCGGCGGTGACCGACGCGCTCGACCGCGCGCTCGCAAGCGGCGCCAGCGAGGTCCTGCATAGCGTCGGCGACATCGACGGCGTGTTCGAGGGCGTTCGCCCACTCGCCGCGACGTACGGCGCGTCGGCGGCATTGCACCATGATCTCGAACCGCCGAGCGCCACCGCGCGGATCACCGACGGGCTGCTGGAGCTCTGGGCCGGGACGCAGGCGCCGGAACTCGCCCGGGCAGCGGCGGCAAGGGCGGGCGGGGTCGATCCGGCGAGGACGCTGCTCTACGCCATGCCGGTCGGCGGGCAGGGCGGCGCCGCGCTCGAGAACGACCTCGTGCCGATCGCAGCGAAGCTGACGCGGGACACCGGGCGACCGGTGCAGGCGATGGTCGGCCGAGCCGAGCAGGTCCGCTCGGATGCGGTGCGCTCGCCGCTCAAGGCACGGCTTTATGCGCGGACCCTTCCCGACGGCAGCGTCGCGGGTCTCCGCCTGCGGCTTGCCGGCACCGACGGATTGGCAAAGGCGCTGGGTCGCCTGTCGGGAAAGGACCGCGGCACCTTCCGGGCCTCGGCGCTCAACCCGCTGCCCTACGCGATTCCGAACGTCTCGCTCGAGGTCGCGCCGACCGTTCTACCGGTCCGGACCGGCTATCACCGCGGCGAGGTGCACGGAGCCGTGGCGTTCTTCGTCGAGAGCTTCATCGACGAGCTGGCGCGGATCGCCGGGCGCGATCCGCTAAGCCAGCGCGTGGCCCTGCTCACCGGTAACCCGAGGCTCGCGCGTTGCCTCGTCCGGGCGACCGCGCTCGGCGGGTGGGATGGCGGCGGCGCCGGAAGCCAGATGGGACTTTCCACGATAAGCGCCTATGGCAGCCGCATCGCGGTGGTTGCGAACGCTTCGGTGGGAACGGGGGGACAAGTGGCGGTAAGCCGATTGGTCGCGGTGGTGGATTGCGGCCGGGCGGTGAACCCTGCGCTGGTCCGGCAACAGGTCGAGGGCGGGATGCTTTCGGCGATCCAGCAGGCCACTGCGCCGGCGCCGAGCTTTGCCCATGGCCGCGTCACCGGGCCCATCGCGCCATCGGTTGGAGCGATGGCCGGCACGCCGGAGGTACTGGTCGAAATACTGGCTAGCGACGAGGCGCCCGGTGGGGTCAACGGCCTCGGCGCGATCGCGGCGCCCGCGGCGGTCGCCAACGCCCTTGCCGCCGCGACCGGTCGCCGCTTGCGCAGTCTTCCCTTGAACCCGATAGCCTGA
- the hmgA gene encoding homogentisate 1,2-dioxygenase, which yields MLTTSSPAYLPGFGGHVATEAVPGALPKGRNSPQRPAFGLYTEQLSGTAFTMPRHENRRSWLYRLRPSADHRPFVAYDGAPRLRLETDGAPLAPNRLRWDPLAAPAPGTDFIDGLSTMVFNRAPAELEGVAVHLYAANSERADRVFVSADGELLVLPQEGRLVLLTELGRIDLSPGQITVVPRGVRFKVLLPDGAARGYLTENYGAPFRLPDLGPIGANGLANPRDFETPVAWFEDRDEPTEVIQKYGGKLWTTTLDHSPLDVVAWHGNLAPCRYDLSHFNTIGTVSFDHPDPSIFTVLTSPSTVAGRANVDFVIFPPRWMVGEDTFRPPWFHRNVMSECMGLLTGAYDAKAEGFQPGGLSLHNMMSGHGPDVETWRKASEAELKPVKIDGTMAFMVESCWPFEVAAEALGRAQPDYDLAWADFPKARLP from the coding sequence ATGCTGACCACCTCTTCTCCCGCCTATCTGCCGGGGTTCGGCGGCCACGTCGCGACCGAAGCCGTGCCGGGCGCCCTGCCAAAGGGCAGGAATTCCCCGCAGCGTCCGGCATTCGGTCTCTACACAGAGCAACTGTCCGGCACCGCCTTTACCATGCCGCGGCACGAGAATCGTCGCTCGTGGCTGTATCGCTTGCGGCCGAGCGCCGACCATCGGCCGTTTGTCGCCTATGACGGTGCGCCGCGACTGCGCCTAGAGACCGACGGCGCTCCGCTCGCCCCCAATCGCCTGCGCTGGGATCCGCTGGCGGCGCCGGCGCCCGGCACCGACTTCATCGACGGCCTGAGCACCATGGTCTTCAACCGCGCCCCGGCCGAGCTCGAGGGTGTCGCGGTTCATCTCTACGCGGCGAACAGCGAGCGCGCTGACCGCGTGTTCGTGTCGGCGGACGGGGAGCTGCTGGTACTGCCACAGGAAGGCCGGCTGGTGCTGCTGACCGAGCTTGGCCGGATCGACCTGTCGCCGGGCCAGATCACGGTCGTGCCGCGCGGGGTGCGGTTCAAGGTGCTGCTCCCCGACGGCGCGGCGCGCGGCTATCTCACCGAAAATTACGGCGCCCCGTTCCGCCTGCCCGACCTCGGGCCGATCGGCGCCAACGGGCTGGCGAATCCGCGGGACTTCGAAACGCCGGTCGCCTGGTTCGAAGATCGCGACGAGCCGACCGAGGTCATCCAGAAATATGGCGGGAAGCTGTGGACGACGACGCTCGACCACAGCCCGCTCGATGTCGTCGCCTGGCACGGTAACCTCGCGCCGTGCCGCTACGACCTGTCGCATTTCAACACGATCGGGACCGTCAGTTTCGATCATCCCGATCCCTCCATCTTCACCGTGCTGACCTCGCCGTCGACCGTTGCCGGCCGCGCGAACGTCGATTTCGTCATCTTCCCGCCGCGGTGGATGGTCGGCGAGGATACGTTCCGCCCGCCCTGGTTCCACCGCAACGTGATGAGCGAATGCATGGGGCTGCTGACCGGCGCCTATGACGCCAAGGCGGAGGGTTTTCAGCCGGGCGGATTGTCGCTCCACAACATGATGAGCGGGCACGGGCCCGACGTCGAAACCTGGCGCAAGGCAAGCGAGGCGGAATTGAAACCGGTGAAGATCGACGGGACCATGGCTTTCATGGTCGAAAGCTGCTGGCCGTTCGAGGTTGCCGCCGAAGCGCTCGGCCGCGCGCAACCCGATTACGACCTTGCCTGGGCCGACTTCCCCAAGGCGCGCCTGCCATGA
- the hemH gene encoding ferrochelatase yields MQPPPDHPPILPPKIGVLLINLGTPEAPTVAAVRRYLAEFLSDPRVIEIPRAIWKPILHGIILRSRPAKSAHAYQQVWTEDGSPLAAITRRQSDKLQQRLGGDVLVDWAMRYGAPAIPKGVERLKEAGCQRILVAPLYPQYCAATTATANDVAFATLAGMRWQPALRTLPPYHDADDYIDALQRDLERQIAALDFTPERLLLSYHGMPERTLRKGDPYHCHCRKTTRLLGERLSIPTDTSFQSRFGRDKWLEPATDEVLKAYPARGVTKIAIAAPGFSADCLETVEELGIRGKEEFTEAGGTHFARLDCLNDGEIGMDMLETIIRRELAGWIAPA; encoded by the coding sequence ATGCAGCCTCCTCCCGACCATCCGCCGATCCTGCCGCCCAAGATCGGCGTGCTGCTGATCAATCTCGGCACCCCCGAGGCCCCGACGGTCGCGGCCGTGCGGCGCTACCTCGCCGAATTCCTGTCCGATCCGCGCGTGATCGAGATTCCTCGGGCGATCTGGAAGCCGATCCTTCACGGGATCATCTTGCGCAGCCGCCCGGCCAAGTCCGCGCATGCCTATCAGCAGGTGTGGACCGAGGACGGCTCGCCGCTGGCCGCCATCACCCGGCGCCAGTCGGACAAACTCCAGCAGCGCCTCGGCGGCGACGTCCTCGTCGACTGGGCAATGCGTTACGGCGCGCCAGCGATTCCGAAGGGGGTCGAGCGGTTGAAGGAAGCAGGGTGCCAGCGCATCCTCGTCGCGCCGCTCTATCCGCAATATTGTGCCGCGACGACCGCGACGGCCAACGACGTGGCGTTCGCGACGCTCGCCGGCATGCGCTGGCAGCCTGCGCTCCGGACGCTGCCGCCCTATCACGACGCCGACGACTATATCGACGCGCTCCAGCGTGATCTCGAACGACAGATCGCGGCGCTCGACTTTACGCCCGAGCGCTTGCTCCTCTCCTATCACGGCATGCCAGAGCGGACGCTGCGCAAGGGTGACCCCTATCATTGTCACTGCCGCAAGACCACGCGGCTGCTCGGCGAGCGGCTCAGCATCCCGACCGACACGAGCTTCCAGTCGCGGTTCGGGCGCGACAAGTGGCTCGAGCCGGCGACCGACGAGGTGCTCAAGGCCTATCCGGCGCGCGGGGTGACCAAGATCGCCATCGCGGCGCCGGGCTTCTCGGCGGATTGCCTCGAGACGGTCGAGGAGCTCGGCATTCGCGGCAAGGAGGAATTTACCGAGGCGGGCGGTACGCATTTTGCGCGGCTCGACTGCCTCAACGATGGCGAGATCGGGATGGATATGCTCGAAACGATCATCCGCCGCGAACTTGCGGGGTGGATTGCGCCTGCCTAG
- a CDS encoding NAD-glutamate dehydrogenase encodes MAADPRVSGTLTDAFTEALLDGALPGETEGFSPEEQAEAAAFIAETAAVRAPGKLVLKLQSAGGEAAKRVMRLGIVNDDMPFLVDSVAAVIAGHGLTVHRLLHPIVPATRDHDGRLISLGEGAPESVIYVELDRADARGRQDLVQELESVLACVRAAVGDWRTMLSLMQRDATDVAATDSESAALLEWLADNHFTLLGHKEIAADGSSGEGLGILSTSGIDLWSLEDTRGVLEAIANDPRPVLTLKADRLSPVHRRVPLDVVIVRRANGSLSLHAGLWTSAALRSPPAEIPVIRQRLQALDSELGFAPASHGAKALAHAISTLPHDLLVSFDEAEVRAAALMAMSLADRPRPALLLLTGALKRHLFAFVWLPRDELTTSRRHAIVRLIEEAVLSSVTNWAVELGDGGLALIRLTLGYAASRPLPDVVELDHRLVDMVRGWAPAVESELTDRVGSGRATRLALTYLPGMPDDYRAHAGAAEAAADIIRLSSLESQEDRDVRLFRCDDDRPGQLRLKLYRAGGLVPLSEAVPVLENFGFRVIEERPTGIGEDGRLGHIHDFRLELAGADIDTVLARTDVIEGAIAAVLQRHAEDDEFNQLLLFAGLDPQPVVWLRAWFRYLRQTGVAYGLLTMVEALKRTPAATRALIAWFAAAHDPARDNRNDTVAAQKAAFEDALQTISSIDDDRILRLFRSVVEATLRTNAFHPQPGEALAFKLDPKRIPGLPAPIPYREIWVYSPRVEGIHLRGGPVARGGLRWSDRRDDFRTEILGLMKAQLVKNAVIVPTGAKGGFYPKQLPSPAANREAWLAEGTESYRIFIRSLLSVTDNIVEGKVVHPAGVVVHDGNDPYFVVAADKGTATFSDVANAIALERGFWLGDAFASGGSNGYDHKAMGITAKGAWISVQRHFLEMGIDVQTQPVTVVGCGDMSGDVFGNGMLLSKAIKLVAAFDHRHIFIDPDPDPQDSWEERECLFAMARSSWDDYDRKKLSKGGMIIPRSQKQIELTPEAKAALGIDVDTIDPTSLISAILKAPVGLIWFGGIGTYVKASSQPNISVGDPANDILRVNANELRAKVIGEGANLAITQAARIEFSEHGGRCNTDFIDNSAGVDCSDNEVNIKIALNEEMLEGRLTLEDRNRLLAVMTDEVSKLVLADNRLQTLALSIAERGGAAAIPAQVRTLELLEAAGRLDRAVEGLDSSEELLRRAADNRGLTRPELAVLLSLAKLNLQDAAEDLNLTEDPLLHEQLLAAFPAPLRKAHREALLRHRLGNEILATKIANRFVNRMGPSVALDIVEEEGCSLGQVVAAFLTAERLLQLDRLWDRIDHAEVTETARLALFDMAAHSIRAHLSDIVRAAGGETRVSELVALFEPGLNRVNAEARSIIREEVKAQALARHDTIAAMGASPDITRGLVKLYELDGAFGLAGLAARKEQDVIALTEAYVRLGEVLGLDWAQSQAFRLAPTDQWERLLVAGLSNEFEQLRLEWLSRLRGDDPAGSVERWNERHAQRIKQFRSLIARARASGGVTVPMLAQIAGQARILLAR; translated from the coding sequence ATGGCGGCTGATCCCCGCGTATCCGGGACGTTGACGGACGCGTTTACCGAGGCCCTTCTGGACGGCGCGTTACCCGGCGAAACCGAGGGCTTTTCTCCCGAAGAGCAGGCCGAGGCCGCCGCCTTCATCGCCGAGACCGCTGCGGTTCGCGCGCCCGGCAAGCTGGTTCTCAAGCTGCAGTCCGCCGGCGGTGAAGCCGCCAAGCGCGTGATGCGCCTCGGCATCGTCAACGACGACATGCCCTTCCTCGTCGACAGCGTCGCCGCCGTCATCGCGGGGCACGGCCTGACCGTTCACCGGCTGCTCCACCCCATCGTCCCTGCCACCCGCGACCATGACGGCCGCCTGATCAGCCTGGGCGAGGGCGCTCCCGAATCCGTGATCTACGTCGAACTCGATCGCGCCGATGCGCGTGGCCGCCAGGACCTTGTCCAGGAACTCGAAAGCGTGCTCGCCTGCGTGCGCGCCGCGGTCGGCGACTGGCGCACGATGCTGTCGCTGATGCAGCGCGATGCCACCGATGTCGCCGCCACCGACTCGGAAAGCGCGGCGCTGCTCGAATGGCTCGCCGACAATCACTTCACCCTCCTGGGCCATAAGGAAATTGCGGCCGACGGCAGCAGCGGCGAAGGCCTCGGCATCCTGTCGACCAGCGGCATTGACCTGTGGAGTCTCGAAGACACGCGCGGCGTGCTCGAAGCCATCGCCAACGACCCCCGGCCGGTCCTCACCCTCAAGGCTGACCGGCTCTCGCCCGTGCACCGCCGCGTGCCGCTTGACGTCGTCATCGTCCGCCGCGCCAATGGCAGCCTGTCGCTCCACGCCGGCCTCTGGACCAGCGCCGCGCTTCGTTCGCCGCCGGCCGAAATCCCCGTGATCCGCCAGCGTCTTCAGGCGCTCGACTCCGAGCTCGGCTTCGCTCCCGCGAGTCACGGCGCCAAGGCGCTCGCGCACGCCATCTCGACACTGCCGCACGACCTGCTGGTCTCCTTCGACGAGGCTGAGGTGCGCGCTGCGGCGCTGATGGCGATGAGCCTTGCGGACCGCCCGCGCCCGGCGCTGCTGCTCCTTACCGGCGCCCTCAAGCGCCACCTTTTCGCCTTCGTCTGGCTTCCCCGCGACGAACTCACAACCTCGCGTCGCCATGCGATCGTCCGCCTGATCGAGGAAGCCGTGCTGTCCTCGGTCACCAACTGGGCGGTCGAACTCGGCGACGGCGGCCTGGCACTCATCCGCCTCACCCTCGGCTATGCGGCCTCGCGCCCGCTCCCCGACGTGGTCGAACTCGACCACCGGCTCGTCGACATGGTCCGCGGGTGGGCGCCGGCGGTCGAATCCGAACTCACCGACCGGGTCGGCAGCGGACGCGCCACACGCCTCGCGCTGACCTACCTGCCGGGCATGCCCGACGACTATCGCGCGCACGCCGGCGCGGCGGAAGCGGCAGCCGACATCATCCGCCTGAGCTCGCTCGAAAGCCAGGAAGACCGCGACGTCCGCCTCTTCCGCTGCGACGATGATCGTCCGGGCCAGCTCCGCCTCAAGCTGTATCGCGCCGGTGGCCTCGTGCCGCTTTCCGAAGCCGTCCCGGTGCTCGAGAACTTCGGTTTCCGCGTGATCGAGGAACGCCCCACCGGCATCGGCGAGGATGGTCGCCTCGGGCACATTCACGACTTCCGCCTCGAGCTTGCGGGCGCCGACATCGACACGGTGCTCGCGCGCACCGACGTCATCGAAGGCGCGATCGCCGCCGTCCTCCAGCGTCATGCCGAAGACGACGAATTCAACCAGCTCCTGCTCTTCGCGGGGCTCGATCCCCAGCCGGTTGTCTGGCTCCGCGCTTGGTTCCGCTACCTGCGGCAGACCGGCGTCGCCTACGGCCTCCTCACCATGGTCGAGGCGCTGAAGCGCACGCCCGCCGCGACCCGCGCGCTCATCGCCTGGTTCGCCGCCGCGCACGATCCCGCGCGCGACAACCGAAACGACACCGTCGCCGCTCAAAAGGCGGCGTTCGAGGACGCGCTCCAGACGATCAGCTCGATCGACGACGACCGCATCCTGCGCCTCTTCCGCAGTGTCGTCGAAGCCACGCTCCGCACCAACGCCTTCCATCCGCAGCCCGGCGAAGCGCTGGCCTTCAAGCTGGATCCCAAGCGCATTCCGGGTCTCCCCGCACCGATCCCCTATCGCGAGATCTGGGTCTACAGCCCGCGTGTCGAGGGCATCCACCTGCGCGGTGGGCCGGTCGCGCGTGGCGGCCTTCGCTGGTCCGACCGCCGTGACGACTTCCGCACCGAGATCCTTGGCCTGATGAAGGCGCAGCTGGTCAAGAATGCGGTGATCGTGCCGACCGGCGCCAAGGGCGGCTTCTATCCCAAGCAGCTCCCTTCGCCCGCCGCGAACCGCGAGGCGTGGCTGGCCGAAGGCACCGAAAGCTACCGCATCTTCATCCGTTCGCTGCTGTCGGTCACCGACAACATCGTCGAGGGCAAGGTCGTCCACCCGGCCGGCGTCGTCGTCCATGACGGCAACGATCCCTATTTCGTCGTCGCCGCCGACAAGGGCACTGCGACCTTCTCCGACGTCGCCAACGCCATCGCGCTCGAGCGCGGCTTCTGGCTCGGCGACGCCTTCGCGAGCGGCGGGTCGAACGGCTACGATCACAAGGCGATGGGCATCACCGCCAAGGGCGCGTGGATCAGCGTCCAGCGCCACTTCCTCGAAATGGGCATCGACGTGCAGACGCAGCCCGTCACCGTGGTCGGTTGCGGCGACATGTCGGGGGACGTGTTCGGCAACGGCATGCTCTTGTCGAAGGCGATCAAGCTGGTTGCGGCCTTCGATCACCGTCACATCTTCATCGATCCCGATCCCGATCCGCAGGACAGCTGGGAAGAGCGCGAGTGCCTCTTCGCCATGGCCCGCTCGAGCTGGGACGATTATGATCGCAAGAAGCTGAGCAAGGGCGGAATGATCATTCCGCGCAGCCAGAAGCAGATCGAGCTGACGCCCGAAGCGAAGGCGGCACTCGGCATCGACGTCGACACCATCGATCCGACGAGCCTCATCTCGGCGATCCTCAAGGCGCCCGTCGGCCTGATCTGGTTCGGCGGCATCGGCACCTATGTGAAGGCGTCGAGCCAGCCCAACATCAGCGTCGGCGATCCCGCCAACGACATCCTCCGGGTGAACGCCAACGAACTGCGCGCCAAGGTCATCGGCGAAGGCGCCAACCTTGCGATCACGCAGGCGGCCCGGATCGAGTTCAGCGAACATGGCGGGCGCTGCAACACCGACTTCATCGACAATTCGGCCGGCGTCGATTGCTCGGACAACGAGGTCAACATCAAGATCGCGCTCAACGAGGAGATGCTCGAAGGGCGGCTGACGCTCGAGGATCGCAATCGCCTGCTGGCGGTGATGACCGACGAGGTGTCCAAGCTGGTTCTCGCCGACAACCGGTTGCAGACGCTCGCTTTGTCGATCGCCGAACGCGGCGGGGCCGCGGCCATTCCGGCGCAGGTCCGCACGCTCGAACTGCTCGAAGCTGCCGGTCGCCTCGACCGCGCGGTCGAGGGGCTCGACAGCAGCGAGGAACTGCTCCGCCGCGCCGCCGACAACCGCGGCCTCACCCGGCCCGAGTTGGCGGTCCTCCTGAGCCTTGCCAAGCTCAACCTGCAGGACGCGGCCGAGGATCTGAATCTCACCGAAGACCCGTTGCTCCACGAGCAACTGCTGGCCGCCTTCCCCGCGCCGCTTCGCAAGGCGCATCGTGAAGCGCTGCTTCGCCACCGCCTCGGCAACGAAATCCTCGCGACCAAGATTGCCAACCGCTTCGTCAATCGGATGGGTCCGAGCGTCGCGCTCGACATCGTCGAGGAGGAAGGCTGCTCGCTTGGCCAGGTCGTCGCGGCATTCCTGACTGCCGAGCGCCTGCTCCAGCTCGACCGTCTGTGGGACCGGATCGACCATGCCGAGGTCACCGAGACCGCCCGTCTCGCTTTATTCGACATGGCTGCTCATAGCATCCGTGCGCATCTTTCCGACATCGTGCGCGCTGCTGGTGGCGAAACCCGCGTGTCCGAACTCGTCGCCTTGTTCGAGCCGGGCCTCAACCGGGTGAATGCCGAGGCGCGTTCGATCATTCGCGAAGAGGTCAAGGCGCAGGCCCTGGCGCGTCACGACACGATCGCCGCGATGGGCGCGAGCCCCGACATCACGCGGGGCCTCGTCAAGCTCTACGAGCTCGACGGTGCCTTCGGACTCGCCGGCCTTGCCGCGCGCAAGGAGCAGGACGTCATTGCGCTCACCGAGGCCTATGTCCGTCTCGGGGAGGTGCTCGGACTCGACTGGGCGCAGAGCCAGGCCTTCCGGCTCGCTCCGACCGACCAGTGGGAGCGCCTGCTCGTCGCGGGCCTGTCGAACGAGTTCGAGCAGCTTCGCCTCGAGTGGCTCTCGCGCCTGCGCGGCGACGATCCCGCGGGCTCGGTCGAGCGCTGGAACGAGCGCCATGCGCAGCGGATCAAGCAGTTCCGCTCGCTCATCGCCCGCGCCCGGGCGAGCGGCGGCGTGACGGTCCCGATGCTCGCGCAGATCGCTGGCCAGGCCCGTATCCTCCTCGCGCGCTGA
- a CDS encoding ribbon-helix-helix domain-containing protein, with amino-acid sequence MEVLTYSPPVKRSVLIRGHQTSISLEPVFWRALEVAARDSALPINALVAEVDEARLKVARPPNLTSALRQWLFGRALGG; translated from the coding sequence GTGGAAGTCCTCACCTATTCGCCGCCGGTCAAGCGAAGCGTCCTCATTCGCGGCCACCAAACGAGCATCAGTCTCGAACCCGTCTTCTGGCGTGCGCTCGAGGTGGCGGCACGCGATTCGGCGCTGCCGATCAACGCGCTGGTGGCCGAGGTCGATGAAGCGCGTTTGAAGGTCGCGCGGCCGCCCAATCTCACCAGCGCGCTGCGCCAGTGGCTGTTCGGGCGCGCCCTAGGCGGCTGA